The window GCAACCAAGAACCAACCGACACCACCGATGCAGCCGATCAGGATATGACGGGGGATAAAACCGACGATATAACCAAACTCGAACTTGCCCATGAGGTAGAATACAGTTCCGGTAAGCATCGAACTGAGGGCGTAAGAGGTGATTGTAGTTGCAATGACGGCATCAGGCTTGTCCTCGCCTACCAaagcggtgatggtggcagcCATGTTGTGAAAAAAGGGCACAACTTCGATCTGGTGGATGTTAGCAGTGTTGCATGGGAATAGGTCTACATTTACTTACCAATTCAGATCCGACTCCGCCCCTGAAAATACTCCCAGTCGAGAATGTCAACTGCGAGATGATCGTGCTCACGTAAAAGATGGAAATACCCGCCGATCCTAAATTGGCGAAAATTGGACTTCCCAGCGGGAACAAAATCATACCTGGTGCCTGTTAGTAACGATTCCGCAAAGGATAGGATAGCCACAGTCCTCACCATATGACAATGCATCCAAAATATtcagcaacaacccaaccaccaccgccggcagGCACGCCACAGGAGCAACCACAACATTCTTCCAAAGCGCATGCCGATCCCAACTCTTGAACCCCCTAGCAACCTTTCCCCTACCCCCCTTGACAGAGTCAACAGTCCTATGCAGCCACCCcgtcctcgacggccccTTCTGGCTCTCCAAATCAACACTCCCATTCCTCCCATTGCTAATCCCATAACTCCTCCTACTCTCCCTAgacctcgacaccatcaacgGCGAtgtctcatcctcctccgcgcCCCACCTCGACAGCAACGGCCGTGGCTCATTCGTCGACAGCCTGCtcaaatcatcctcctcatccccatcctcatcctcatcccccgtaacctccaccacatcatcctccctTATCTGATCCTCCTTATGGTGCGGCAGCAAATACCTCTCCTCAGGTGGCGACCTCCTCAGCATAGCAGCAATCATTGAAGGCCCCTCTCCAGAGTCAACCTCGGCGCTATCATCCAACGGCTCCGGCGAAGGCGGCTCAGAGACTTCCTCTATGGTCTCGGCCGAGATCGACGCGCCGAGCAGGTCGTTTGCTATATTGTTATTGTTGGTGACGCCTGgttcgttgttgttgttgttgcgaccaccaccactaccacccgTGATTGCGTGATCGGGTCGAGCCGATGACGAAAGAGAGCGTGCTCGGGAGAGGAACGAGGCGCTGCGTCCGTCTTTCTTGTCTGATAGGAAGTAATCCGCGAGTTCGGCCGTGTCAGCGCGGACGGAGCGGGCTGACTGAATGTTTTCGAGGCGGGCTATCGCATGGGTTTTGTTAGTTTATATTACGGAGGTTTGGGTGGGATAAGGGTGATAAGGGGGAATGTAAACATACCTGGGTCCCTGATTGAACCATGAATGTAGGATCTTGTAGGCTCACGGTGGCTCACTGAACCgacagaggaggaaagaaaCCTTGcatcgttgttgttgttgttgttgttgttgttgttctgctggTTCTGGGATGTTGGTATTGGCtctggggaggttgaggttaTGGTTTGGTCTTCGGGGTGGTCCTGAGAGTGATTGGAGACGGTAGACGACCGTCTTCTCGCCCAGGGGGAAAACTGGCCAAAGACAGGAGAAGACATTTCTTCTGGTTTCAAAGCGGTCCTAGAGACTTGCGGACTCTTTCTGGGGGCGCGCAATCGGAGAGTACCCTAgaagatgggatgggtgTATGGACGGGAATGTTCAACGATCAGGTTACCCAGAAGCGTGCATGTTGCAGATCCACCAAAAGTCAAAACTGCAAAATGGCACTAGATCCTTGACCCCTTACTTTTCCCCAATAAGAAACCCGATGACGAGCTCAAACCGAAGGAAGTGTAGGCGCAAATGTATGTAGGTCGGCTGGTGTGTGCGGTGTTGTCCTGCAGACGGGATGTTGCGAGACCGGCCGTGGGCAGTTAAGTAGTATGCGATACACGATTGGAATAGGTAAACTCCAATGCAGGCTGAAGAGTGTAACTCGCACAAACAATATGCGCTCCAATATAAGTCGCAGAGTTATTCACCGGTCGGTACTAGAAAAAAGAGTTGCAAAAATGTCGTGTACATGAATCGAGGTCAACAGAGAAAGCGGTCGAAGACTGGAAGCGGCGGGCGGCCAGGAGGGTTCTCGACATATCACAGGACGAAAAAGGTGCCTGCAACCAGTATTTTTGTACGTTTATTTTTTCCCCACACCAGCCCCACCAAAACTCAGGGATTCCAGCTCCAAAGCAACACTAAGGTACGTAGGAAATAAGCTATGCGCCTCGCCCAGTCGTAACGTCTTTCCAGCAGTTTTTGCGTCGCTCGTAAACGTGGTGCGTGGActtgagaagatggagagccaAGTCCGCGAGAGATGTGCCGTTTTGGACCGCGCCCTTACTTACATGGTCTGGAACACGCAAGGATAGCTCTGAATGGTGGGGGCAGAAGCTTCAAAGTCGTCATTAGCCCCATGCAGGTCAACGCAAGAACAGTGCGAATTGGTTTGCTCCATCCTTCACGGGCAGCTCCGGTGCTCGCGTACCGCACCCGCTTTTCTGAGCTGGCAGCGGAGACATCCCTTATCCACCAGAGAGCTATCGAAAATGGCACAAGAAGTCTTGTGGAGATGTTTATAGTTCTGTATTTCAATCGACGATCGGTCTTgtgatgttgtcgagctGTTTGAAGCTCAAATTCTCTAGTCTCTGATGGCTTTTCCTAACCCATATATGCCTTGGCACGGCACAGTATTGCCACTGTGGTCCATCGcccctcgacgacgacggacGGAAAAAAAATTGAACTCGCCATGTGAGCTGAGGCGTTAACTTCCTGCAGGCGCACACCGTGGGAGCCGTTGTGGGTTGCGGCGCCTGGGTTAATGACCTGGTTGATTTCTCCAAAATTCTCCAACGTCGTATGCATGCTGTGACGGCTGCGGCATTGGCCTTCAGATGGACCGCTGAGCCCTGTTCATGCAGGAGGTGTTCTGACCCTCATGCCGAGTTTGATGATTTCAGCTCTGCCAGAGGCTCTCTGATATTGATTTCCGCTTCCCTGACTGGAACCGGAAGGCCACCTTTTGCCGTCATGGTGGTGCGAACTTTCGTCATGATTTGGTGGGACAAGAGCGACGATGGGAGTCTCGAGTGGTAAAAGACCGTGGCCTCGTGAACATCGCTCGGGACCGTCCTATCTTTCTTCCCCAGACAGTGATCATGGCGAGGAAAATAGCGATGGGAGTACTTCCGAGGGACCGTCGCATACTGGGCAATTTGGCCCTGCATCTGTTTTGACCTGCAAAATCGTGATCATGTTGGACTCTTACATGATACTCTTACACTTCGCCCACGCCCCCTCAGCCAAGCTTCTGAAGGTAGCCCTGGGCGATCAGGCGCTCAACATCTCCTTGCCGAACATAGAACTGGCTGTTCTTGGTGAGATTGATAGCCCTACGCGGTTGTTAGTCTCATTACATGCATGCGGGACCATCCGCAGAGAACAGCATGCCTACCCGTATTCGGTCTGGATCTCCCCCGCATCTTTGAGCACCCGCACGTCAATGAAGAGATCTCTAGGCGGCTCGAGGCTGCCAGTTAGGTCAATATCTGTCCACTGGCCCTTGTAGGCCGCGAGGAGGTCGCCGTATTGTCGAACGTAGTCCTCCTCTTGTGGGCTCAGACTGCTACTCGCCCCACCATCGGCCGTGGCAGTTGCGCCATTGGCACCACCTCCCGCTTGCTGGCCAGCGAGGTCTAGGACATCTGACCCGTTCCAtaccagctcctccagcttaTCTGTCCTGGTGCGGTGGTAGGCAAGGAGGCACCGCTTGTTTCTCCGCATAGACAGATGGTTGACCAGTAGGGTGCAAGCCGTGGACTGGTCTGCAGAGGGGTCAAATGACCCCTGAAAAGGTTCGAGGAGGCTGGCCACGTCCTTGTCCAAATCTCGCACCTCACGTGTCACGGCGCGGACGAGCTCTGTCTGGTATGGTGGCAGGTGGGCGAGGTTCTGCATGCGTTTGGCGTGTTGCACCTATAAGATGTGTGAGTGGGTGTTAAAGTCACTGATGAGACGTTTCTCACTTACCAATTTGTTGCCCTGATCTCCGTACATCGGCATCTTGGATAAGTTGGCGAGTTATATTTGGAGTCGCAGTGAGAAGTAAGAGATTTGGCTCAAGTGAAAGGCTCCTCTAGATTTTGTTGTACTTGGTTGTGAGAagaagggtggtgagagtgagaaACCAAGTGGAAGTCGCGCCGCGTCGGGCTCCCATTTAGGTGGTCTGTGTAAGAGACATGATTGGGTATTTGACGCGATAGTCCCACTTTAATTGAACCTCGACGATCTCCAGTGTGAAGATATCAGATGAGCAATGAAAACAGTCTTCGAGGTCTATTGCTCTCAGGCAAGGTTGAGATAGATTTGCGTATACATAGAGATTTGGATTCGACTACTGCCAGCTATGTTGGTCACTGGCAAAGTCTCGGCAAAGTCCAGAGAACAATAATTGACATACGAGGACATTGGTCTGGAGGTCCTCAAATCACTAGTCATGAGACAAAGTTTGTGACTTGAAAAATGTATTTCTTCTATAACCATGACACATCCAAGCTCGCCGAAAGATCACACACAGGCATGTGTCAACCGAAACTAGATTCTTTTGCCACGACAAGCACTCAATTTCGGTAGCTTTCTCGACTTCGCGATGACTTGATAATCGGATCTCTGAACAAATCGTTCGTCTTATTTGACCCTCGATAGTCTTGTTCTTACTATGGAAGCAACATGTT is drawn from Podospora pseudocomata strain CBS 415.72m chromosome 1 map unlocalized CBS415.72m_1, whole genome shotgun sequence and contains these coding sequences:
- the PSF1 gene encoding DNA replication protein psf1 (BUSCO:EOG092648K5; EggNog:ENOG503NY0T; COG:L) encodes the protein MPMYGDQGNKLVQHAKRMQNLAHLPPYQTELVRAVTREVRDLDKDVASLLEPFQGSFDPSADQSTACTLLVNHLSMRRNKRCLLAYHRTRTDKLEELVWNGSDVLDLAGQQAGGGANGATATADGGASSSLSPQEEDYVRQYGDLLAAYKGQWTDIDLTGSLEPPRDLFIDVRVLKDAGEIQTEYGAINLTKNSQFYVRQGDVERLIAQGYLQKLG